CAGTCAACCAGACGCTGCACTTCGCGGTGCCGTCCTTCATCTTCCTGTCCGCGACGGTGCTGACCCGCAGCCTGCTCAAGGATTTCCAGCCGGGGCGCTACTACTGGCGCCGGACGGTGCGCGGCGCGTGGCCCTACGTGCTCTGGAGCGCGCTGTACGTGCTGTGGTACGTCGCCAGTGGCCGCCGGCCCCCCGAGGTACTCACCAACCCCGAGCGCTGGAGTTTTTACCTGCTCTACGGCAAGGCGAGCTACCACCTCTACTTCATGCTGGTGGCCTTGCAGGTCTACGCCGTCCTGCCGCTGCTGCTGCCGCTGGCCCGGCGCCGCCCGGCGATCTGGTGGGCGCTGCTGCTGGGTGCGCTCGCGCAGGTCGGCGCCTACTTCCTCAACCGCGAGGTGCTGCTCGTGCGCTACCCGGCGAGCACCATCTTGTGGTATGTCCTGCCGATCATTCTGGGGGTGGCGGTCGGCGCGCGCCTGAGCGAGTTTTCCGAGTGGTTCCGGAAAAGCCGCTGGTGGGTGCTCGCGCTGCTGCTGCTCGTGTATCCGCCGTACCTGTACGTGACGGTCAACTACGCCCTGGACCGTCCGGTCACGCCGATGTACCACAGCCTGCTGAGCTGGGCGTACAGCACCCTGATGGCGATCGGCCTGCTCGGGCTCGCCTACCGCTGGCAGGCGTCGGTGAGCCGGGTGCGGGTCGCGGTGTCGGTGCTCGGCACGGTGAGCCTCCAGATCTATCTTCTGCACCCGTTCATGCTTCAGGCGCTGGAGCGCTGGCGCGCGCCGGTCGAGGGCGAGCCGCCGAGCAGCACCCTGCTGCTCACCCTGATCTATGGCCTCGTCGTGCTGCTTGTCCCCGCGCTGCTGGGCCGGGCCCTGCTCGGCACCCGCACGAGCGTGGTGCTGTTCGGACGCTGAGCGGGCCTCCGGGGTCCGGGTGCAGGCCTACCGCAAGACGCCCAGCAGAACGAGCACGCCCCATGCCAGCAGCGGAAGCGCGACAATCGCGAGGATCAGCTTGGTCAGGCGCCACAGGTCGGTGAATAACTCGCGCATCGCCCCCTACCGTAGCGCGGGTTCGGCGCGGGAGCCTGTGCGCCGGGCCACGGGTGGGGCAAAAGCTCAGCGTTTCGGGGCTGCCCGGCTGATCTTGACCCGGCCCTGCGGTTGCGCCGGACTGGGCGCGAAAACCTGGGCCCGCTCGCCCGGCTCAAGCGTGAAGCGGACGAGGCTGGGCGCACTTTTTCCCCGCAGCGGCGCGAAAATCACCTCGACGGTGTGGGGCTCGCGGTAGGGCGTGCCGATCAGGACCGGGTACTGGTTCTGGGCCATGTAGCCCGAGCCGCCGTCGACCGCCCGCGTGAACTGAACGTCCCGGTGCGAGGTGGGACGCACCCGGATCACGCGGCCATGCTGGTTGAGTGCGCCGCTGGCCCCCAGCACCTCGACCGTGAGGGGCGGCACCGGGCCGGCTGGCAGGGTATTGCGGAAGTAGCGCAGCTGGGTGCCCGAATAGAGGACATCTACCTGGCCGTCGCCGTCGATGTCGCCCAGCCCCATGCCCGAGCGGCCATTGCCCAGCCCCCGCAGGAAGTCGGAGCGCACGAAGCGCCCGCCCTGATTGAGAAGCACCCCGCTCTGGTTGCCCAGCCCGCCCATCACGAGCAGGTCCTCGCGGCCATCATTGTTCATGTCGTAGATG
This genomic window from Deinococcus reticulitermitis contains:
- a CDS encoding acyltransferase; protein product: MPRSRVSRPRRKRGSRARARVPRLGAVIGYFSEQAGYRPGLRRQLREPPFVTPGLPTHAAMALRPPHAALGVAGGGLLGTGTGALPLPASPAAAEAHAPLVVEHQAVSAARLSAIDAFRGIAILEVVTHHATSMALRYLEPGTAAFIGTAAVNQTLHFAVPSFIFLSATVLTRSLLKDFQPGRYYWRRTVRGAWPYVLWSALYVLWYVASGRRPPEVLTNPERWSFYLLYGKASYHLYFMLVALQVYAVLPLLLPLARRRPAIWWALLLGALAQVGAYFLNREVLLVRYPASTILWYVLPIILGVAVGARLSEFSEWFRKSRWWVLALLLLVYPPYLYVTVNYALDRPVTPMYHSLLSWAYSTLMAIGLLGLAYRWQASVSRVRVAVSVLGTVSLQIYLLHPFMLQALERWRAPVEGEPPSSTLLLTLIYGLVVLLVPALLGRALLGTRTSVVLFGR